A genomic window from Salvelinus alpinus chromosome 10, SLU_Salpinus.1, whole genome shotgun sequence includes:
- the col18a1b gene encoding collagen alpha-1(XVIII) chain isoform X4: MPCVDRWSLGLHTCVLLLVVTRTETQRTAESGVTLLQLIGDLPPDESRAGPGGKPAYYFGGLDGLTAAGQPALAHLPNPFYRDFSLVFQIIPSSPGVLFSITDASQKFMYVGVKLSAPDADGRNQKILFYYTEPDSEASYLAASFTVPSLDLVSWTKFSLSVFNDQVTFFMGCDASGKTVKLERSPDDMELDRGAGIFVGQAGGADPDRFEGAIAELNVVGNPRAAELLCEDDDDSDAASGDFGSGDGDRRETGKTTTPPSLRPVPEPPLTSSVSDRLSETGDRNHQTSVESRPGSGGQPGLTGSNREKGDRGEKGSPGDRGPAGPKGDSGSFSSSASSSGSSSGGGERGEKGDTGLKGSSGFGYPGSKGDRGVPGPPGPPGPGGPAAQVVRLGDGSVVQPVAGPMGPMGPPGVKGPAGPQGPEGEAGDPGEDGKLGPAGDRGFPGTQGDSGVKGQKGDRGDGHPGPRGPPGPPGHPGPGTVDRATFVDMEGSGGFPDLEKIQTLRGLPGPPGPPGPSAGGVSSHGSGSFGPPGPPGQDGARGLPGPAGPPGRPGTPGPSSGEKGEAGDLGLPGPSGERGSQGDPGVPGQAGQGGLAGLPGPMGPIGPPGPPGPPGPSYPVRYGDREGSGVTGVNGVAGVIGIPGPQGPPGIAGLPGRSGLPGLSGEKGSEGARGQNGTPGMDGFPGILGDKGERGDRGERGEPGREGGPPGPPGAPGPPGQIYQTSGSFDGVLGNQGQGGPGLPGRAGFPGPMGPKGDTGEPGQPGYAAKGEKGENGIIMGPDGRPMYLGGLGSQPGEKGLPGPEGPPGPYGPAGLKGDIGMPGRPGRPGLNGVKGERGDSAGGTGGYGGPPGPPGPPGPPGPAVPLDRFNRYDDVSRLYPDSKGEKGDRGVPGIPGVPGLTSNFDIYTFKKEMTGERGDSGMKGEKGEPAGGYYGGGYSGQGGQPGPPGLPGPKGESIIGPSGPQGPPGNPGTGYEGRQGNPGPPGPPGPSGSSSSPGAYRPTQTISIPGPPGPPGPPGTDGHSSGVMVLRSYDTMTATARRQAEGTLVYLVDQTDFYIRVRDGFRQIQLGPYIALPPDQGNEVAAVDPPPVVYYQPDHPSNTATEQPPRQLDPHQPQPEGQHPTYPDPRYPTHPDPRYPAQPDPRYPAQPDPRYPDQPHPRYPDQPDPRYPAQPDPRYPDQPDPRYPAQPDPRYPAQPDPRYPSHSDPRYPSHTDPRYPSYTDRQHNPDPVQPVQPQPAPVPQNPVYSDTRYPVTPQRRPRPPETPSHQHTSGPSIHLVALNAPQGGNMRGIRGADFLCFKQARAIGLKGTFRAFLSSKLQDLYSIVRKSDRDRMPIVNLKDEVLFDSWEAIFSDSEGRVKDNVPIYSFDGKDIFTDGTWPDKMIWHGSTSRGHGQVDNYCETWRIGEQALTGMASSLQGGQLLQQRTSSCHSSYAVLCIENSYIEQFKR, translated from the exons CAGAGAGTGGTGTGACTCTACTGCAGCTGATCGGAGACCTGCCTCCTGATGAATCCCGTGCCGGTCCAGGGGGGAAACCCGCCTACTACTTCGGAGGGCTGGACGGGCTTACTGCTGCGGGACAGCCGGCCCTGGCCCACCTCCCCAACCCCTTCTACAGAGACTTCTCCCTGGTCTTCCAAATCATCCCCTCCAGCCCCGGGGTCCTCTTCTCCATCACAGACGCCTCCCAGAAGTTCATGTACGTGGGGGTGAAGCTGAGCGCCCCGGACGCTGACGGCAGGAATCAGAAGATTCTGTTCTACTACACAGAGCCCGACTCTGAGGCCTCGTACCTGGCCGCTAGTTTCACTGTGCCCTCCCTGGACCTAGTCTCCTGGACCAAGTTCTCTCTGTCCGTGTTCAATGACCAGGTGACCTTCTTCATGGGGTGCGACGCCTCTGGGAAGACGGTGAAGTTGGAGCGCTCGCCGGATGACATGGAGCTGGACAGGGGGGCGGGCATCTTCGTGGGTCAGGCGGGAGGCGCGGACCCTGACAGGTTCGAG GGGGCGATTGCTGAGCTGAACGTGGTGGGTAACCCTCGAGCAGCTGAGCTACTCTGTGAAGACGATGATGACTCAGACGCT gcctcAGGTGACTTTGgcagtggggatggggacagaagagagacCGGCAAAACT accacccctccatctctccgaCCGGTGCCAGAGCCCCCTCTGACATCATCAGTGAGCGACAGGCTCTCAGAGACAG GTGACAGGAATCATCAGACCTCAgtagagtccagaccagggtcaGGAGGTCAACCAG gccttactggttctaacagggaGAAGGGGGACAGAGGGGAGAAGGGCAGTCCAGGGGACAGAGGTCCCGCCGGGCCAAAGGGGGACTCGGGGTCTTTCTCCagctctgcctcttcctctggcTCTTCATCAGGCGGAGGAGAACGTGGAGAAAAG GGAGACACAGGCTTGAAG GGCAGTTCTGGGTTCGGTTACCCAGGCTCCAAGGGGGACCGTGGCGTACCTGGGCCCCCTGGCCCTCCTGGCCCTGGGGGGCCAGCTGCCCAGGTTGTGAGGCTAGGGGACGGCTCTGTGGTGCAGCCAGTGGCCGGGCCAATGGGACCGATGGGGCCCCCAGGGGTCAAAGGACCAGCAGGACCCCAGGGACCAGAGGGAGAGGCG GGGGATCCAGGAGAGGATGGCAAATTA GGACCTGCCGGAGACAGAGGGTTCCCAGGAACACAAGGAGACTCAGGGGTCAAAGGACAAAAG GGGGATCGTGGTGATGGTCACCCAGGACCCAGGGGTCCTCCAGGGCCACCTGGACACCCAGGCCCAGGGACAGTTGATCGCGCT ACATTTGTGGATATGGAAGGCTCAGGAGGATTCCCAGATTTGGAGAAAATACAG ACTCTCCGTGGTCTACCAGGTCCCCCCGGCCCCCCTGGCCCCTCAGCCGGTGGTGTCAGCTCCCATGGGTCAGGCTCTTTCGGGCCCCCTGGACCTCCCGGACAGGACGGGGCCCGTGGCCTACCA GGGCCCGCTGGTCCACCTGGCAGGCCTGGAACCCCAGGACCCAGTAGCGGAGAGAAG GGAGAAGCTGGTGATCTAGGTCTTCCAGggcccagtggagagagg GGTTCTCAGGGTGACCCTGGAGTGCCTGGTCAGGCAGGGCAGGGGGGCTTGGCTGGGCTTCCTGGGCCCATGGGACCAATTGGGCCTCCAGGACCACCCGGACCCCCCGGACCTTCCTACCCCGTGCGTTAT GGTGACAGGGAGGGTTCCGGAGTGACGGGGGTCAATGGTGTTGCTGGAGTGATAGGGATTCCAGGACCACAG GGTCCGCCCGGAATCGCTGGCCTTCCG GGAAGATCTGGTTTGCCTGGGCTTTCgggagagaaggggagcgagGGAGcaagaggacagaatggaacaccAGGGATGGACGGATTCCCAGGAATATTG GGAGacaaaggggagaggggagacagaggggaaagG GGTGAGCCAGGACGTGAAGGGGGACCCCCTGGACCTCCAGGAGCCCCTGGCCCACCGGGACAGATCTACCAGACCTCAGGCAGT TTTGATGGAGTTCTTGGGAATCAAGGACAG GGAGGACCAGGTCTTCCCGGCCGGGCAGGATTCCCA GGGCCTATGGGACCAAAGGGAGATACAGGAGAGCCTGGACAGCCAGGATACGCAGCTAAG ggggagaaaggagaaAATGGTATTATCATGGGGCCTGATGGAAGACCCATGTACCTGGGAGGGCTGGGGTCTCAACCG GGAGAGAAGGGACTCCCGGGACCTGAGGGACCTCCT GGTCCCTATGGTCCAGCTGGTCTAAAGGGAGATATAGGCATGCCAGGTAGACCG GGTCGTCCTGGGTTGAATGGTGtcaaaggagagaggggggattcaGCTGGAGGGACTGGAGGATATGGA GGTCCTCCAGGACCACCTGGCCCACCCGGACCCCCCGGGCCAGCAGTACCTCTGGACAGGTTCAAT AGGTATGATGATGTCTCACGGTTATATCCTG ACTCCAAAGGAGAGAAAGGTGATCGTGGAGTACCAGGAATACCTGGGGTACCAG GTCTCACGTCCAACTTTGACATCTACACCTTCAAG AAGGAGAtgacgggagagagaggagactcggGGATGAAGGGGGAGAAGGGCGAGCCAGCCGGAGGATATTATGGTGGCGGTTACAGTGGACAGGGTGGTCAACCTGGACCTCCAGGACTTCCA GGGCCAAAGGGAGAGTCCATCATCGGTCCTTCAGGGCCCCAGGGCCCTCCAGGTAACCCAGGAACAGGGTACGAAGGCAGGCAAGGGAACCCAGGCCCACCGGGGCCCCCCGGACCTTCAGGATCATCCTCTTCACCTGGAGCCTACAGGCCAACACAGA CCATCAGCATCCCTGGACCTCCGGGCCCTCCTGGCCCACCTGGAACTGATGGACACTCCTCTGGG GTGATGGTGCTGAGGTCATATGACACGATGACAGCCACGGCCAGACGACAGGCAGAGGGGACGCTGGTGTATCTGGTCGACCAAACAGACTTTTACATCAGAGTACGAGATGGCTTCCGGCAAATCCAG CTTGGACCATACATAGCTTTACCCCCTGACCAG GGTAATGAGGTAGCAGCTGTCGACCCTCCTCCAGTGGTCTACTACCAGCCAGATCATCCCTCCAACACGGCCACAGAGCAACCCCCCAGACAGCTAGACCCCCACcagccacagcctgagggacaacACCCTACTTACCCCGACCCACGTTACCCGACTCACCCGGATCCACGCTACCCAGCCCAGCCGGATCCACGCTACCCAGCCCAGCCGGATCCACGCTACCCAGACCAGCCGCATCCACGCTACCCAGACCAGCCGGATCCACGCTACCCAGCCCAGCCGGATCCACGCTACCCAGACCAGCCGGATCCACGCTACCCAGCCCAGCCGGATCCACGCTACCCAGCCCAGCCAGATCCACGCTACCCCTCACATTCAGACCCCAGATACCCCTCACACACTGATCCACGGTACCCCAGTTATACAGACCGCCAGCACAACCCTGACCCTGTTCAGCCGGTCCAGCCCCAGCCAGCCCCTGTCCCACAGAACCCGGTTTACTCAGACACCCGCTACCCTGTAACCCCACAACGCAGACCCAGACCCCCTGAGACCCCCAGCCACCAACACACGTCAGGCCCAAGC ATTCACCTGGTCGCCCTGAACGCCCCCCAGGGGGGTAACATGCGGGGTATCAGAGGGGCAGACTTCCTGTGCTTCAAACAGGCTCGGGCCATCGGGCTGAAGGGAACCTTCCGGGCTTTCCTCTCCTCCAAGCTCCAGGACCTTTACAGCATCGTCCGCAAGTCAGACAGAGACCGCATGCCCATCGTCAACCTAAAG GACGAGGTCCTGTTTGACAGTTGGGAGGCCATCTTCAGTGACTCAGAGGGCAGAGTGAAGGACAATGTACCCATCTACTCCTTCGATGGCAAAGACATTTTCACAGACGGCACATG GCCAGACAAGATGATATGGCACGGTTCGACCAGCAGGGGGCACGGCCAGGTGGATAACTACTGTGAGACGTGGCGTATAGGGGAGCAGGCACTGACGGGCATGGCCTCCTCTCTACAGGGGGGCCAGCTCCTCCAACAGAGAACCAGCAGCTGTCACAGCTCCTACGCCGTGCTCTGCATCGAGAACAGCTACATCGAACAGTTCAAGAGATAG
- the col18a1b gene encoding collagen alpha-1(XVIII) chain isoform X3 translates to MSKMTLWLGLLLALSAGRLDAWFWNKDPDPTTQAPTKAPPLGKAGGQPKRAESGVTLLQLIGDLPPDESRAGPGGKPAYYFGGLDGLTAAGQPALAHLPNPFYRDFSLVFQIIPSSPGVLFSITDASQKFMYVGVKLSAPDADGRNQKILFYYTEPDSEASYLAASFTVPSLDLVSWTKFSLSVFNDQVTFFMGCDASGKTVKLERSPDDMELDRGAGIFVGQAGGADPDRFEGAIAELNVVGNPRAAELLCEDDDDSDAASGDFGSGDGDRRETGKTTTPPSLRPVPEPPLTSSVSDRLSETGDRNHQTSVESRPGSGGQPGLTGSNREKGDRGEKGSPGDRGPAGPKGDSGSFSSSASSSGSSSGGGERGEKGDTGLKGSSGFGYPGSKGDRGVPGPPGPPGPGGPAAQVVRLGDGSVVQPVAGPMGPMGPPGVKGPAGPQGPEGEAGDPGEDGKLGPAGDRGFPGTQGDSGVKGQKGDRGDGHPGPRGPPGPPGHPGPGTVDRATFVDMEGSGGFPDLEKIQTLRGLPGPPGPPGPSAGGVSSHGSGSFGPPGPPGQDGARGLPGPAGPPGRPGTPGPSSGEKGEAGDLGLPGPSGERGSQGDPGVPGQAGQGGLAGLPGPMGPIGPPGPPGPPGPSYPVRYGDREGSGVTGVNGVAGVIGIPGPQGPPGIAGLPGRSGLPGLSGEKGSEGARGQNGTPGMDGFPGILGDKGERGDRGERGEPGREGGPPGPPGAPGPPGQIYQTSGSFDGVLGNQGQGGPGLPGRAGFPGPMGPKGDTGEPGQPGYAAKGEKGENGIIMGPDGRPMYLGGLGSQPGEKGLPGPEGPPGPYGPAGLKGDIGMPGRPGRPGLNGVKGERGDSAGGTGGYGGPPGPPGPPGPPGPAVPLDRFNRYDDVSRLYPDSKGEKGDRGVPGIPGVPGLTSNFDIYTFKKEMTGERGDSGMKGEKGEPAGGYYGGGYSGQGGQPGPPGLPGPKGESIIGPSGPQGPPGNPGTGYEGRQGNPGPPGPPGPSGSSSSPGAYRPTQTISIPGPPGPPGPPGTDGHSSGVMVLRSYDTMTATARRQAEGTLVYLVDQTDFYIRVRDGFRQIQLGPYIALPPDQGNEVAAVDPPPVVYYQPDHPSNTATEQPPRQLDPHQPQPEGQHPTYPDPRYPTHPDPRYPAQPDPRYPAQPDPRYPDQPHPRYPDQPDPRYPAQPDPRYPDQPDPRYPAQPDPRYPAQPDPRYPSHSDPRYPSHTDPRYPSYTDRQHNPDPVQPVQPQPAPVPQNPVYSDTRYPVTPQRRPRPPETPSHQHTSGPSIHLVALNAPQGGNMRGIRGADFLCFKQARAIGLKGTFRAFLSSKLQDLYSIVRKSDRDRMPIVNLKDEVLFDSWEAIFSDSEGRVKDNVPIYSFDGKDIFTDGTWPDKMIWHGSTSRGHGQVDNYCETWRIGEQALTGMASSLQGGQLLQQRTSSCHSSYAVLCIENSYIEQFKR, encoded by the exons CAGAGAGTGGTGTGACTCTACTGCAGCTGATCGGAGACCTGCCTCCTGATGAATCCCGTGCCGGTCCAGGGGGGAAACCCGCCTACTACTTCGGAGGGCTGGACGGGCTTACTGCTGCGGGACAGCCGGCCCTGGCCCACCTCCCCAACCCCTTCTACAGAGACTTCTCCCTGGTCTTCCAAATCATCCCCTCCAGCCCCGGGGTCCTCTTCTCCATCACAGACGCCTCCCAGAAGTTCATGTACGTGGGGGTGAAGCTGAGCGCCCCGGACGCTGACGGCAGGAATCAGAAGATTCTGTTCTACTACACAGAGCCCGACTCTGAGGCCTCGTACCTGGCCGCTAGTTTCACTGTGCCCTCCCTGGACCTAGTCTCCTGGACCAAGTTCTCTCTGTCCGTGTTCAATGACCAGGTGACCTTCTTCATGGGGTGCGACGCCTCTGGGAAGACGGTGAAGTTGGAGCGCTCGCCGGATGACATGGAGCTGGACAGGGGGGCGGGCATCTTCGTGGGTCAGGCGGGAGGCGCGGACCCTGACAGGTTCGAG GGGGCGATTGCTGAGCTGAACGTGGTGGGTAACCCTCGAGCAGCTGAGCTACTCTGTGAAGACGATGATGACTCAGACGCT gcctcAGGTGACTTTGgcagtggggatggggacagaagagagacCGGCAAAACT accacccctccatctctccgaCCGGTGCCAGAGCCCCCTCTGACATCATCAGTGAGCGACAGGCTCTCAGAGACAG GTGACAGGAATCATCAGACCTCAgtagagtccagaccagggtcaGGAGGTCAACCAG gccttactggttctaacagggaGAAGGGGGACAGAGGGGAGAAGGGCAGTCCAGGGGACAGAGGTCCCGCCGGGCCAAAGGGGGACTCGGGGTCTTTCTCCagctctgcctcttcctctggcTCTTCATCAGGCGGAGGAGAACGTGGAGAAAAG GGAGACACAGGCTTGAAG GGCAGTTCTGGGTTCGGTTACCCAGGCTCCAAGGGGGACCGTGGCGTACCTGGGCCCCCTGGCCCTCCTGGCCCTGGGGGGCCAGCTGCCCAGGTTGTGAGGCTAGGGGACGGCTCTGTGGTGCAGCCAGTGGCCGGGCCAATGGGACCGATGGGGCCCCCAGGGGTCAAAGGACCAGCAGGACCCCAGGGACCAGAGGGAGAGGCG GGGGATCCAGGAGAGGATGGCAAATTA GGACCTGCCGGAGACAGAGGGTTCCCAGGAACACAAGGAGACTCAGGGGTCAAAGGACAAAAG GGGGATCGTGGTGATGGTCACCCAGGACCCAGGGGTCCTCCAGGGCCACCTGGACACCCAGGCCCAGGGACAGTTGATCGCGCT ACATTTGTGGATATGGAAGGCTCAGGAGGATTCCCAGATTTGGAGAAAATACAG ACTCTCCGTGGTCTACCAGGTCCCCCCGGCCCCCCTGGCCCCTCAGCCGGTGGTGTCAGCTCCCATGGGTCAGGCTCTTTCGGGCCCCCTGGACCTCCCGGACAGGACGGGGCCCGTGGCCTACCA GGGCCCGCTGGTCCACCTGGCAGGCCTGGAACCCCAGGACCCAGTAGCGGAGAGAAG GGAGAAGCTGGTGATCTAGGTCTTCCAGggcccagtggagagagg GGTTCTCAGGGTGACCCTGGAGTGCCTGGTCAGGCAGGGCAGGGGGGCTTGGCTGGGCTTCCTGGGCCCATGGGACCAATTGGGCCTCCAGGACCACCCGGACCCCCCGGACCTTCCTACCCCGTGCGTTAT GGTGACAGGGAGGGTTCCGGAGTGACGGGGGTCAATGGTGTTGCTGGAGTGATAGGGATTCCAGGACCACAG GGTCCGCCCGGAATCGCTGGCCTTCCG GGAAGATCTGGTTTGCCTGGGCTTTCgggagagaaggggagcgagGGAGcaagaggacagaatggaacaccAGGGATGGACGGATTCCCAGGAATATTG GGAGacaaaggggagaggggagacagaggggaaagG GGTGAGCCAGGACGTGAAGGGGGACCCCCTGGACCTCCAGGAGCCCCTGGCCCACCGGGACAGATCTACCAGACCTCAGGCAGT TTTGATGGAGTTCTTGGGAATCAAGGACAG GGAGGACCAGGTCTTCCCGGCCGGGCAGGATTCCCA GGGCCTATGGGACCAAAGGGAGATACAGGAGAGCCTGGACAGCCAGGATACGCAGCTAAG ggggagaaaggagaaAATGGTATTATCATGGGGCCTGATGGAAGACCCATGTACCTGGGAGGGCTGGGGTCTCAACCG GGAGAGAAGGGACTCCCGGGACCTGAGGGACCTCCT GGTCCCTATGGTCCAGCTGGTCTAAAGGGAGATATAGGCATGCCAGGTAGACCG GGTCGTCCTGGGTTGAATGGTGtcaaaggagagaggggggattcaGCTGGAGGGACTGGAGGATATGGA GGTCCTCCAGGACCACCTGGCCCACCCGGACCCCCCGGGCCAGCAGTACCTCTGGACAGGTTCAAT AGGTATGATGATGTCTCACGGTTATATCCTG ACTCCAAAGGAGAGAAAGGTGATCGTGGAGTACCAGGAATACCTGGGGTACCAG GTCTCACGTCCAACTTTGACATCTACACCTTCAAG AAGGAGAtgacgggagagagaggagactcggGGATGAAGGGGGAGAAGGGCGAGCCAGCCGGAGGATATTATGGTGGCGGTTACAGTGGACAGGGTGGTCAACCTGGACCTCCAGGACTTCCA GGGCCAAAGGGAGAGTCCATCATCGGTCCTTCAGGGCCCCAGGGCCCTCCAGGTAACCCAGGAACAGGGTACGAAGGCAGGCAAGGGAACCCAGGCCCACCGGGGCCCCCCGGACCTTCAGGATCATCCTCTTCACCTGGAGCCTACAGGCCAACACAGA CCATCAGCATCCCTGGACCTCCGGGCCCTCCTGGCCCACCTGGAACTGATGGACACTCCTCTGGG GTGATGGTGCTGAGGTCATATGACACGATGACAGCCACGGCCAGACGACAGGCAGAGGGGACGCTGGTGTATCTGGTCGACCAAACAGACTTTTACATCAGAGTACGAGATGGCTTCCGGCAAATCCAG CTTGGACCATACATAGCTTTACCCCCTGACCAG GGTAATGAGGTAGCAGCTGTCGACCCTCCTCCAGTGGTCTACTACCAGCCAGATCATCCCTCCAACACGGCCACAGAGCAACCCCCCAGACAGCTAGACCCCCACcagccacagcctgagggacaacACCCTACTTACCCCGACCCACGTTACCCGACTCACCCGGATCCACGCTACCCAGCCCAGCCGGATCCACGCTACCCAGCCCAGCCGGATCCACGCTACCCAGACCAGCCGCATCCACGCTACCCAGACCAGCCGGATCCACGCTACCCAGCCCAGCCGGATCCACGCTACCCAGACCAGCCGGATCCACGCTACCCAGCCCAGCCGGATCCACGCTACCCAGCCCAGCCAGATCCACGCTACCCCTCACATTCAGACCCCAGATACCCCTCACACACTGATCCACGGTACCCCAGTTATACAGACCGCCAGCACAACCCTGACCCTGTTCAGCCGGTCCAGCCCCAGCCAGCCCCTGTCCCACAGAACCCGGTTTACTCAGACACCCGCTACCCTGTAACCCCACAACGCAGACCCAGACCCCCTGAGACCCCCAGCCACCAACACACGTCAGGCCCAAGC ATTCACCTGGTCGCCCTGAACGCCCCCCAGGGGGGTAACATGCGGGGTATCAGAGGGGCAGACTTCCTGTGCTTCAAACAGGCTCGGGCCATCGGGCTGAAGGGAACCTTCCGGGCTTTCCTCTCCTCCAAGCTCCAGGACCTTTACAGCATCGTCCGCAAGTCAGACAGAGACCGCATGCCCATCGTCAACCTAAAG GACGAGGTCCTGTTTGACAGTTGGGAGGCCATCTTCAGTGACTCAGAGGGCAGAGTGAAGGACAATGTACCCATCTACTCCTTCGATGGCAAAGACATTTTCACAGACGGCACATG GCCAGACAAGATGATATGGCACGGTTCGACCAGCAGGGGGCACGGCCAGGTGGATAACTACTGTGAGACGTGGCGTATAGGGGAGCAGGCACTGACGGGCATGGCCTCCTCTCTACAGGGGGGCCAGCTCCTCCAACAGAGAACCAGCAGCTGTCACAGCTCCTACGCCGTGCTCTGCATCGAGAACAGCTACATCGAACAGTTCAAGAGATAG